From a single Plasmodium yoelii strain 17X genome assembly, chromosome: 9 genomic region:
- a CDS encoding nucleic acid binding protein, putative — MAMSNCKNIEENNISFNKDNEDEMDNDFFKKKKKESDNSKFDNNNKNINLFINEQDKEVYCSESNGNTDMCINSYNLEYTNELTSCYKTSENNTFLINNQERENTHLEMEKNNINDINNLNIYKNELDNRIKRKNNPLKQNKENKKIKKNFNNEIRPILNDSNIQNNSGFVYDINKTNNTTISDTKCDNFNESIKKDVIENKAILVEEALKDYPRIFVTRLPFEVNKKDLEKYFSKYGKIIDIYVSKNLSNNKNKGFGFVSFENQISMDKALSEKLHIICGKEIVVDIASMRDSKSKHFFYHPSDHYLSKGSKNEKKYTKKIQNNNTNFNPYLNIQNNINTRDISQNMRNDFFMNNYYNIYSNNNDNTSINLLNHKPIFKNNNIPIPYFPPFGYNTDPKYLNQLPYSNFTDYATPDYYWNHTQPYNWNNSYLNNENIYNSKNMEYPYYFSNPQYINQGATILKNKMTNQNTMFEQTKLTYPTNMPTYRGYRNNHPSFIRKPGGEEWNKRAYKLFVTKLNSITTIETLRNYFESYGEIIDIYMPNDVSTNKPRGIAFVTFLDSECVKKILSNKNYKHIIDGKEVVVDLADPETKSKKNLCYS; from the exons atggcTATGtcaaattgtaaaaatatagagGAAAACAATATCAGTTTTAATAAGGACAACGAAGATGAAATGGataatgatttttttaaaaaaaaaaaaaaagaaagtgATAACTCAAAATttgacaataataataaaaatataaatttatttattaatgaaCAAGATAAGGAAGTTTATTGTTCAGAATCAAATGGAAACACCGATATGTGTATTAATAGTTATAATCTAGAATACACAAATGAATTAACATCATGCTATAAAACTTCcgaaaataatacatttttaatcaATAACCAAGAAAGAGAAAATACACATTtagaaatggaaaaaaacaatattaatgacataaacaatttaaatatatataaaaatgaattagaTAATAggattaaaagaaaaaataatcctctaaaacaaaataaagaaaataaaaaaattaaaaaaaattttaacaaTGAAATAAGACCTATATTAAATGATtcaaatattcaaaataacTCTGGTTTTGtgtatgatataaataaaactaaTAATACTACTATATCAGATACAAAATGTGATAATTTCAATGAAAGCATAAAAAAAGATGTTATCGAAAATAAAGCAATTTTAGTAGAGGAG GCCCTGAAGGACTACCCCAGAATATTCGTAACGAGACTGCCATTTGAAGTAAACAAAAAAGAccttgaaaaatatttttcaaaatatggtaaaattatagatatatacgTTTCGAAAAACCTAtcaaacaataaaaataagggATTCGGATTTGTTTCTTTTGAGAATCAAATTTCTATGGACAAA GCACTCAGTGAAAAACTACATATCATTTGTGGGAAAGAAATAGTTGTTGATATTGCATCAATGAGGGATTCAAAAtctaaacatttttttt ATCATCCATCTGACCATTATTTGTCAAAGGgttcaaaaaatgaaaaaaaatatacaaaaaaaattcaaaataataatacaaattttaatCCATAtctaaatatacaaaataatattaacacaAGAGATATTTCACAAAATATGAGAAATGATTTTTTCATgaacaattattataatatatactctaacaataatgataatacatcaattaatttattaaatcataaacctatttttaaaaataataatattccaATTCCATATTTTCCACCATTTGGATATAATACTGACccaaaatatttaaatcaaTTGCCATATTCAAATTTCACAGATTATGCTACTCCTGATTATTACTGGAATCATACACAACCATATAATTGGAATAActcatatttaaataatgaaaatatttataattcgaAAAATATGGAATATCCCTACTATTTTTCCAATCCtcaatatataaatcaag gcgccactattttgaaaaacaaaatgacTAACCAAAATACAATGTTTGAACAAACTAAATTAACATATCCTACTAATATGCCAACATATAGAGGGTACAGAAATAATCATCCATCAT TTATTCGTAAGCCTGGTGGCGAAGAATGGAACAAACGggcatataaattatttgtcACAAAATtaa ATAGTATAACTACTATTGAGACCCTTCGAAATTATTTCGAAAGTTATGGAGAAAtcatagatatatatatgccaaatg acGTATCTACGAACAAGCCCCGAGGGATAGCTTTCGTTACATTCCTAGACAGTGAATGTGTTAAGAAAATATtgtcaaataaaaattataaacatattattgATGGAAAAGaa gtAGTTGTTGATTTAGCAGATCCAGAAacaaaaagcaaaaaaaatttatgttaCTCTTGa
- a CDS encoding U6 snRNA-associated Sm-like protein LSm4, putative, translated as MVFPLTLLKCSQNQPVMVELKNGETYSGFLVFCDRFMNLHMKNIICTSKDGDKFWKISECYVRGSSVKYIRVQDQAIENAIEETAEQKSRNAGRGRGGVRGSGRNRGRGFGRGTDKRGGRGGNIRAAGRGGY; from the exons ATGGTG TTTCCTTTAACTTTGTTAAAATGCTCTCAAAATCAACCAGTG ATGGTTGAGCTAAAGAATGGAGAAACTTATAGTGGCTTTTTAGTATTTTGTGATCGATTTATGAATTtacatatgaaaaatataatatgtacaTCAAAAGATGGAGATAAATTTTGGAAAATATCTGAGTGCTATGTTAGAGGAAGTAGTGTGAAATATATTCGAGTACAAGACCAAGCTATAGAAAACGCCATTGAGGAAACGGCTGAgc aAAAATCAAGAAATGCCGGAAGAGGTCGAGGTGGTGTAAGAGGAAGTGGACGCAATAGAGGTCGAGGATTTGGCAGGGGAACAGACAAAAGAGGTGGAAGAGGTGGAAATATAAGAGCAGCTGGGCGAGGAGgatattaa
- a CDS encoding protein kinase, putative has product MGNGNSVQAKKYIKFEKYYYVGDLNVDNLPHGRGLILYENGDSFFGHFINGKKHGKGIYINKNLTKYISKWKYDNISNKVKVKQFDNDTVYLFYYKNGLIDHCKIYDYISNKKKKKKKKKKKKKNDTILEDTKIQNCKEKSFVNKKDEIIDKDFEKDDSDKVDNFSNKINLEQSQNNMLKYKKKKKKFDKMNYLNDSIFYSSCESISKSIGSDYISDFEKKEKQINKQEEDKFKKTNENYMNHSENTNSSSNFENNKIMNISDESIILRLNNLINNNTDLKIENYEMWNKEQVAQWLTMCKVPMKWALTVYKNNINGQKLNNLNLYFIRNKLGILSYGQSIKFLQLIKNLRVTAYNTRLANTLNLEEYEIYLKKKMEKKKMKKKKMKEKKMEKKKMEKKKMEKKMNEMNEMNEKKDGADTATTSSQAEDFQKNKKKIMSNQTKSMIDQKNDDNKSFSDKIKNGFFKGNTNIKNLQNLQNLVINSIWNKSKDEFKIPINENNIPMKIEKGKELNTNDQSTGKKKKKLKKNKYINHVQKNISMLKKLHNTSNESQSSNESITQTLSTSSESSFTNIHSDLSSKILFHDKREYTSIESNEEKNPNNPNLSLSINSKNETNSLNGSNPTKLLPKQPCSLASENMAENMSEKLSENMAENMAEKLSASSSSSSSASASASASSSSETSSFCSEHSELTNFHNNNKIIKYSNNIYINSSLAFSYIYSFIIPPEDLTFLYQIQNYYIRDVENDLNRNDQVDFCDSFNFYKNFEIIKNRKINPDDRMCSYSSHHSKFEQNKNKNDFNYNDCKNEREKTKPQKMKSRIFRGRYMGKDVAIKVLVGNIKNFTKFHKVLYNLYILRHTNIALIMGVSISYPFVFIIYEYIKNLCLFSYLHCIKYKHIYVSKLLKYYQKKLNSQNSQQKNNTIFSDRKYLSNDDNGKNKITKKNNLKDEQIYSPSTSIKSLDTNSSNMNNKKLKNKNSNEKRYINKIDSMFRNKNNILCGNYYYLFRKKKNNMSISNEHKDSDRTSFTNESQKLLTNKIYKKKINKKLNFKAKIKINRPYSFPPLQEDFNFYLEKKKKKKKILFSYLKTHSYFKSKKCDTRKNKLSDHQMMKIIIDITLACSYLEKQKIRWLNLKPTNILLDESLNAKISDFGIKEIEECLDINIDYSYIVFPNNVIKFNNNHFKNKIKKIKIVNKGSEDMLHVFSSKNHIYKYNTRKIDVSSNNHDSSVSFWTAPEILKRKQNPSLYSDVYAYGVILWELMTNSVPFNYRFKSHLLASVGYAKETLPFQNIPPFIKNLIKSCVNRNKYKRPTFDRILIELSMIYEKINPKEEDALMSFMDG; this is encoded by the exons atgggAAATGGTAATTCAGTTCaagcaaaaaaatatataaaatttgaaaaatattattatgttggTGATTTGAATGTAGATAATTTACCACATGGGAGGGGgttaatattatatgaaaatggAGATTCATTTTTTGGACATTTTATAAATGGTAAAAAACATGGGAAAggaatatatatcaataaaaatttaacaaaatatatttcaaaatggaaatatgataatatttcaaataaAGTTAAAGTTAAACAATTTGACAATGATactgtttatttattttattataaaaatggtcTAATTGATCATTGTAAGATTTATGACTATATTtcaaataagaaaaaaaaaaaaaaaaaaaaaaaaaaaaaaaaaaaaaatgatacaatACTAGAAGACactaaaatacaaaattgtAAAGAAAAAtcttttgttaataaaaaagacGAAATTATTGATAAGGACTTTGAAAAAGATGATAGTGATAAAGTAgataatttttcaaataaaataaatcttGAACAATCTCAAAATAACatgttaaaatataaaaaaaaaaaaaaaaaatttgataaaatgaactatttaaatgattccatattttattcatCATGTGAATCTATTTCTAAATCAATAGGTTCAGATTATATTTCagattttgaaaaaaaagaaaaacaaataaataaacaagaAGAAGACAAGTTTAAAAAAACGAAcgaaaattatatgaatcaTAGCGAAAACACTAATTCATCATCTAACTttgaaaataacaaaataatgaaCATATCTGACGAAAGTATTATTCTAAGgctaaataatttaataaacaataatacagatttaaaaatagaaaattatgaaatgTGGAATAAAGAACAAGTAGCACAGTGGCTTACTATGTGTAAGGTTCCTATGAAATGGGCTTTAActgtttataaaaataatattaatggtcaaaaattaaataacctaaacttatattttataagaaaTAAACTTGGAATATTATCATATGGACAATCTATCAAATTTTTACAACTTATAAAAAACCTGCGCGTTACGGCTTACAACACAAGGCTTGCTAATACGTTGAACTTAGAAGAGTATGAAATTTacctaaaaaaaaaaatggagaaaaaaaaaatgaaaaaaaaaaaaatgaaagaaaaaaaaatggaaaaaaaaaaaatggaaaaaaaaaaaatggaaaaaaaaatgaacgaAATGAACGAAATGAACGAAAAGAAAGACGGCGCAGATACAGCGACAACAAGTAGCCAAGCAGAAGACTTtcagaaaaataaaaaaaaaataatgagtAATCAGACTAAATCAATGATAGaccaaaaaaatgatgacaATAAATCGTTTtcagataaaataaaaaatggattCTTCAAAggaaatacaaatataaaaaatttacaaaatttacaaaatttaGTAATAAATTCAATATGGAATAAAAGTAAAGATGAATTTAAAATTCcaattaatgaaaataatattcctATGAAAATTGAAAAAGGAAAGGAATTAAATACTAATGACCAAAGTacaggaaaaaaaaaaaaaaaattaaaaaaaaataaatatattaatcatgttcaaaaaaatatatctatgttaaaaaaattacataataCATCTAATGAATCACAATCAAGTAATGAATCCATCACACAAACATTATCTACATCTTCAGAATCATCTTTTACAAATATACATTCTGATTTGTCCTCGAAAATCTTATTTCACGACAAACGGGAATACACATCTATTGAATCAAATGAAGAAAAGAACCCAAATAACCCGAACCTTTCTCTTAGTATAAATTCTAAAAATGAAACTAACTCATTAAATGGTTCAAATCCAACAAAATTGCTACCAAAACAGCCCTGCTCGCTAGCTTCAGAAAATATGGCAGAAAATATGTCAGAAAAATTGTCAGAAAATATGGCAGAAAATATGGCAGAAAAATTGTCagcatcatcatcatcatcatcatcagcATCAGCGTCAGCGTCAGCATCGTCATCATCAGAAACTTCTTCGTTTTGCTCCGAACATAGCGAGTTAACCAACtttcataataataacaaaataataaaatatagcaacaatatatatatcaatagCAGTTTGGCATTTTCATACATATATAGCTTTATAATACCACCAGAAGATTTAACATTTTTGTATcaaatacaaaattattatattagaGATGTAGAAAATGATTTGAATCGAAACGATCAAGTAGATTTTTGTGATAGTTTTAACTTTTacaaaaattttgaaattattaaaaatagaaaaataaacCCTGATGATAGAATGTGCTCATATTCATCACATCATTCTAAATtcgaacaaaataaaaataaaaatgattttaaCTATAACGATTGTAAAAATGAAagagaaaaaacaaaaccccaaaaaatgaaaagtaGAATATTTAGAGGCAGATATATGGGTAAAGATGTAGCTATAAAAGTTTTAGttggaaatataaaaaattttacaaaatttcataaagtattatataatttatatattttaagacaTACTAATATAGCATTAATAATGGGTGTTTCGATTAGTTAtccttttgtttttataatatatgaatatataaaaaatttatgtcTATTTTCTTATTTGcattgtataaaatataaacatatttatgtAAGCAAgctattaaaatattatcaaaaaaaattgaatagCCAAAATTCtcaacaaaaaaataatacaatttttagtgatagaaaatatttatcaaatgatgataatggaaaaaataaaatcactaaaaaaaacaatttaaaagATGAACAGATTTATTCTCCATCAACGTCAATTAAATCTTTAGACACTAATTCAtctaatatgaataataaaaaactaaaaaataaaaattctaaTGAGAAAcgatatataaacaaaatagaTTCCATGTtcagaaataaaaataatatattgtgtggtaattattattatttatttagaaaaaagaaaaataatatgtctaTATCAAACGAACATAAAGATAGTGATCGAACAAGTTTCACAAATGAGTcacaaaaattattaacaaataaaatatacaaaaaaaaaataaataaaaaattgaactTTAAAGctaaaatcaaaataaatcgTCCATATTCCTTCCCACCACTTCAAGAagattttaatttttatttagaaaaaaaaaaaaaaaaaaaaaaaattttatttagttatCTAAAAACGCATTCCTATTTTAAATCGAAGAAATGTGACACCAGAAAAAATAAGTTGTCTGATCAccaaatgatgaaaattatcat AGACATCACCCTAGCTTGCTCTTATTTGGAAAAACAAAAG ATACGGTGGTTAAATTTAAAACCAACTAACATTTTACTTGACGAATCTCTAAATGCAAAGATATCAGATTTTGGAATTAAAGAAATAGAAGAATGTcttgatataaatattgattattcttatatagtttttccaaataatgtaataaaatttaataataatcatttcaaaaataaaataaaaaaaataaaaattgtgaatAAGGGTTCAGAAGATATGCTTCATGTATTTAGTTCCAAGaatcatatttataaatataatacacgAAAAATAGATGTGTCTTCAAATAACCATGATTCATCTGTTTCTTTTTGGACAGCTCCTGaa atATTAAAGAGGAAACAAAATCCAAGTTTATATTCAGATGTATATGCTTATGGTGTTATATTATGGGAACTT atGACAAATAGTGTTCCTTTTAATTATCGTTTTAAATCTCATCTTTTG gCTTCAGTTGGATATGCCAAAGAAACATTACCCTTTCAAAATATTCCACCTTTTATTAaa aatttAATAAAGAGTTGTGTTAATAGgaacaaatataaaagacCTACATTTGATAGAATTTTGATTGAACTTTCAATGATATACGAAAAG ATTAACCCTAAGGAAGAGGACGCTTTGATGTCTTTTATGGATGGATAG